The nucleotide sequence GTCAAAAACTCCATGGCGAACCTCCGGGAAAGCGCCCGCTTGGTCAGCGCAGCGCCAGGATGGAGCCAGGGTATGCCCCTTGGGCGGTTTTGCAAGCAGGCACGGAAAAGTTGCGTGATACCCTGCGGGGTACCGTATCGGCAGGCTGTCGGGGCAACAACAGCGTCCCTGCCGGTAACGATATAACGGGTTTTTTTCTTGAACTATTTTGCTCTTCAACGTAAGTCATCTAAAGGAGTATCTTGGAGGCTTCATGCGTGCTTTGGTAGTGGACGACGATCCGGCCAGCCGGCAGGTGCTGGCGGCCCATCTGGGGGGGGTGGCCGACTGCGTAATGTGCGAGTCGGGCGCTTCGGCCGTGTCGGCCGTGGCCGAGGCCATTGTCGAGGGCCAGCCCTTTGACGTGGTCTTCCTTGACATCATCATGCCCCACATGGACGGACACGAAACGTTGGTGCAGATTCGCGAGACCGAGGAAACCGCCTGTCTGCCGCCCGCCGACCGGGCCAAGGCGGTCATGGTCACCTCCATGGACGACGAGGCCAACACCCTAAACGCCCTGTTCGACGGCCAGGTCGCGGCGTATCTCATCAAGCCGGCCAACCGTTCCCAGCTCCTGGACAAGCTCTCGGTCCTCGGCTTGCTGCCATCCTAGC is from Solidesulfovibrio magneticus RS-1 and encodes:
- a CDS encoding response regulator, producing the protein MRALVVDDDPASRQVLAAHLGGVADCVMCESGASAVSAVAEAIVEGQPFDVVFLDIIMPHMDGHETLVQIRETEETACLPPADRAKAVMVTSMDDEANTLNALFDGQVAAYLIKPANRSQLLDKLSVLGLLPS